One genomic region from Bacillus aquiflavi encodes:
- a CDS encoding fatty acid desaturase family protein: MKSLQTFGWYAARIAPHLPKDVFKPVPSRLFGGLVHLLISITGIVAISVFNLNPFINLAIGILIGTSSASMGFLGHEILHGTVVRKSWLRDLLGAVAFWPLSTGPRLWRKWHNMNHHLHTQHEEHDPDAWPSMKQFVKNRLLRSIYRLPFTIRAIANFCSLTITFTVHSARMFIVYLKDFKPTKRPVVWLECVLPWSTWIGLLFIIGPIKWLFAFLIPLLIANFIVMAYISTNHRLNPLTPINDPLANSLTVTVPKWVDALHFNFSYHAEHHLFPGINPKYYPLVKTHIKRMWPERYHEMPLWKALIALWKTPRIYYEQHKLIDPHQGKVYGSLGNGLEPSKINFRKVDKKGKTLHRDA, translated from the coding sequence ATGAAAAGTCTTCAAACTTTTGGATGGTATGCTGCCCGCATAGCTCCACATTTACCTAAAGATGTTTTTAAGCCAGTTCCTTCACGTCTTTTTGGCGGACTTGTACACTTGCTCATCTCAATAACTGGTATTGTAGCCATTAGCGTTTTTAATTTGAATCCTTTCATCAACCTTGCTATCGGAATATTGATCGGAACCAGTTCTGCTTCCATGGGTTTTTTAGGTCATGAAATCTTGCATGGCACAGTTGTCAGAAAAAGTTGGTTAAGAGATTTACTTGGAGCCGTTGCATTCTGGCCGCTAAGCACTGGACCGAGACTGTGGAGAAAGTGGCATAATATGAATCACCATCTTCATACACAACACGAAGAACACGATCCCGATGCTTGGCCAAGCATGAAACAGTTTGTTAAAAATCGCTTGCTCCGTTCGATTTACCGACTTCCATTTACCATCCGTGCGATTGCAAACTTCTGTTCGTTAACGATTACATTTACAGTACATTCCGCGAGAATGTTCATTGTTTACTTAAAAGATTTTAAACCGACAAAACGACCCGTCGTTTGGCTAGAGTGTGTGCTACCTTGGTCTACATGGATTGGATTATTATTTATAATTGGGCCTATTAAGTGGTTATTTGCGTTTTTAATACCACTGTTAATCGCAAATTTTATTGTGATGGCTTATATTTCAACAAATCATCGTTTAAACCCGCTTACGCCTATCAATGATCCGCTTGCAAACAGTCTTACAGTGACAGTGCCTAAATGGGTTGATGCGCTTCATTTTAATTTTTCATACCATGCAGAGCATCATTTGTTTCCAGGAATAAATCCTAAATACTATCCACTAGTAAAAACACATATTAAAAGAATGTGGCCGGAACGCTATCATGAAATGCCACTCTGGAAAGCGTTAATCGCATTATGGAAAACACCGCGCATCTATTATGAACAGCATAAATTAATTGATCCCCATCAAGGAAAAGTATATGGATCTTTAGGAAACGGATTAGAGCCAAGTAAAATTAACTTTCGAAAAGTAGATAAAAAAGGAAAAACATTGCATCGAGATGCTTAA
- a CDS encoding ABC transporter permease encodes MSLWASFKISLSSILNHKIRSLLTMLGIIIGVGAVILIVAIGEGAKETMKDDLFSADKNVIEIMYEVIPPEGSSEPIFFGEQPELTQTDLERLEDVPGVKYVMGTNSGYGSMMHNSKEGDLEITGVDEHYLSAKNIEIVEGRGFNSTDSGSTNRIIMIDTKAKEKFFKSEDQVIGAIVEVNGNPYRVVGVYKSPIPEVWQMSENGEMLMPRTLTSIMFGSREIENIAVIAEDADLIIETGEQVIQTLTDLKKPEDGQYTTYDMDKFEEDLDTYYGTMTLFIGSIAGISLLVGGIGVMNIMLVSVTERSREIGLRKALGATRGKILLQFLIEAVTLTSIGGLLGIGLAKLGTYLVGQFTPIDPVIQVQVIIIGVSFSAFIGIIFGIIPANKASKLDPIEALRYE; translated from the coding sequence ATGAGTCTTTGGGCTAGTTTTAAAATCTCTTTATCCTCCATTTTAAACCATAAAATTCGTTCTTTATTAACAATGTTAGGGATTATTATTGGTGTAGGGGCAGTGATTTTAATTGTTGCGATTGGAGAAGGCGCAAAAGAAACAATGAAAGATGATTTATTTTCCGCAGACAAAAACGTGATCGAAATTATGTATGAAGTAATTCCTCCAGAAGGATCTTCTGAACCAATATTTTTTGGGGAACAACCTGAATTAACACAAACCGATCTTGAGAGGTTGGAAGATGTTCCTGGAGTTAAATATGTGATGGGAACTAATAGCGGATATGGAAGTATGATGCATAATAGTAAAGAAGGGGATCTGGAGATTACTGGTGTAGATGAGCATTATTTATCCGCTAAAAATATTGAGATCGTTGAGGGACGGGGGTTTAATTCAACAGATTCGGGAAGTACAAACCGAATTATCATGATCGATACTAAAGCAAAGGAAAAGTTCTTTAAATCTGAAGATCAAGTAATTGGGGCGATTGTGGAGGTAAATGGGAATCCCTATAGAGTGGTTGGCGTTTATAAATCACCTATTCCCGAGGTGTGGCAGATGAGCGAAAACGGGGAAATGCTAATGCCAAGAACACTTACTTCCATTATGTTTGGTTCACGTGAGATTGAAAATATCGCTGTTATTGCAGAGGATGCAGATCTTATTATTGAGACAGGGGAACAAGTAATACAAACATTAACGGATTTAAAGAAACCGGAGGATGGTCAATATACAACTTATGATATGGATAAATTTGAGGAAGATTTAGATACCTATTATGGAACAATGACCTTATTTATTGGGAGTATTGCTGGAATCTCTCTTTTAGTAGGCGGCATTGGCGTAATGAATATTATGCTTGTGTCTGTAACAGAAAGGTCAAGAGAAATTGGTCTCCGTAAAGCTTTAGGCGCAACAAGGGGAAAAATATTATTACAGTTTTTAATTGAAGCTGTTACTCTTACCTCTATTGGAGGCTTGTTAGGAATTGGGTTAGCGAAGCTAGGAACATATCTTGTTGGACAATTTACACCCATTGATCCTGTTATTCAAGTTCAAGTTATTATTATTGGTGTTTCGTTCTCGGCATTTATCGGGATCATCTTTGGAATTATTCCAGCAAATAAAGCATCAAAGCTAGATCCGATTGAAGCATTACGTTATGAATAA
- a CDS encoding ABC transporter ATP-binding protein — protein sequence MMRLNNIKKVYGNGSLQVPVLHGINLTITDGEFVAIMGPSGSGKSTLMNIIGFLDTPTEGTVILNEEEVRLVGESRLAKLRNEHIGFVFQQFFLLPKLSALKNVEVPLLYAGVPKKERMERSKEMLTKVGLANRFDYLPNQLSGGQKQRVAIARARVNNPTIILADEPTGALDTKTSAQIMELFVQLNQEGKTVIIITHEKEIAMYSNRILTLRDGLIIEDRRNEKHESLG from the coding sequence TTGATGAGATTAAATAATATTAAAAAAGTTTATGGAAATGGATCACTTCAAGTTCCTGTTCTGCATGGGATTAATCTAACGATTACAGATGGAGAATTTGTTGCCATAATGGGACCTTCAGGGTCGGGAAAATCTACCTTAATGAATATAATCGGCTTCTTAGATACTCCTACTGAAGGGACTGTCATCCTTAATGAGGAGGAGGTTCGTCTAGTAGGAGAAAGCAGATTAGCAAAATTACGCAATGAGCATATAGGTTTTGTGTTTCAACAGTTTTTTTTACTGCCGAAATTATCCGCCCTAAAAAACGTAGAGGTTCCCCTCCTTTATGCAGGTGTTCCTAAAAAAGAAAGAATGGAACGATCTAAGGAAATGTTAACTAAAGTTGGTTTAGCCAATCGTTTCGATTATTTGCCAAATCAATTGTCAGGTGGACAAAAGCAACGTGTTGCCATTGCGCGCGCGCGAGTTAATAATCCAACGATTATTTTAGCAGATGAGCCAACAGGTGCATTAGATACAAAAACGAGTGCTCAAATTATGGAATTGTTCGTTCAATTAAATCAAGAGGGTAAAACAGTTATTATCATCACACATGAAAAGGAAATTGCCATGTATTCAAATCGAATACTAACATTAAGAGACGGATTAATTATCGAAGATCGGAGGAACGAAAAGCATGAGTCTTTGGGCTAG
- a CDS encoding efflux RND transporter periplasmic adaptor subunit, translated as MGDETPENTVAVQKAKEEELSETILVTGEIVPESEQKVYLSPEKGEIIEFKVEENQAVKAGDPLVIYDTSKQQAELNKVVRERDLVQKRIKAEENQIKEKNQEMAQAKKNGDPKEVIDQLVKEKSELDIQYETTKAEIQGFQEQINEIENQKKEMVEKSKMDGIVVKVNKNVAKTESGSTEPVVHIISNEPYKVVGTMSEFDAVKIKPEQHVIIRPKVYKDREWKGVVESVSQFPKDEGAESGVPGEGGNVTMYPFKVVITDDTSELRQGFHVSLEIRLDEGGKTLAVPRSAVADEDGTNIVYVLKDKKLQRREVETGSESDEFVQIKSGVEKGELIVLMAEGMYDGMEVSSFDEIK; from the coding sequence ATGGGTGATGAGACCCCAGAAAATACTGTAGCGGTTCAAAAAGCAAAGGAAGAGGAACTGAGCGAAACAATTTTAGTCACTGGTGAAATTGTTCCTGAAAGCGAACAAAAAGTATATTTATCTCCAGAAAAAGGTGAGATTATTGAATTTAAGGTGGAAGAAAACCAAGCGGTGAAAGCTGGCGATCCACTCGTGATTTATGATACGTCAAAACAGCAAGCTGAATTAAATAAAGTAGTTCGTGAGAGAGATTTAGTTCAAAAAAGAATAAAAGCTGAGGAAAATCAAATAAAAGAAAAAAATCAAGAAATGGCTCAAGCAAAGAAAAATGGAGATCCAAAGGAAGTTATTGACCAATTAGTTAAAGAGAAATCAGAATTAGATATTCAATACGAGACAACTAAAGCTGAAATTCAAGGATTTCAAGAGCAAATAAATGAAATTGAGAATCAAAAAAAAGAAATGGTTGAAAAAAGTAAAATGGACGGAATCGTTGTAAAGGTGAATAAAAATGTTGCAAAAACAGAGTCAGGCTCTACCGAACCTGTCGTTCATATTATTTCAAATGAACCATACAAAGTAGTCGGAACAATGAGTGAGTTTGATGCTGTAAAAATAAAGCCTGAACAACATGTGATTATTCGCCCTAAAGTATATAAAGACCGAGAGTGGAAAGGCGTTGTTGAATCAGTATCGCAATTTCCTAAAGATGAGGGTGCAGAATCTGGAGTTCCTGGTGAAGGCGGAAATGTAACGATGTATCCTTTTAAAGTAGTCATCACTGATGACACGTCAGAGCTGCGACAAGGATTTCATGTTTCCCTTGAAATTCGATTAGACGAAGGAGGAAAAACGTTAGCAGTTCCCCGCTCCGCAGTCGCTGATGAGGATGGAACAAATATAGTTTATGTTTTAAAGGATAAAAAACTTCAAAGACGTGAAGTGGAGACTGGTTCAGAAAGCGATGAATTTGTCCAAATAAAGTCTGGTGTAGAAAAGGGAGAATTAATTGTATTGATGGCGGAAGGGATGTATGACGGAATGGAAGTGAGTTCCTTTGATGAGATTAAATAA
- a CDS encoding DinB family protein: MLQKLIELRNEIFAVIGELTDEQLNVKPNSDKWSMVQILHHLYTAEQYGIKQLKKGLKHETNKIENKNLQFLSDRTDKRKSPVDPPTDFMTKQQMTSMLVQSRQELEQILASIDLQTLEDKSVNHLAFGPISLKNMVDFIYYHEQRHLEQMKELIAFL; this comes from the coding sequence ATGTTACAAAAGCTTATTGAGTTAAGGAATGAAATATTTGCAGTGATTGGGGAATTAACAGATGAACAATTAAATGTGAAGCCAAATTCCGATAAATGGAGTATGGTACAAATTTTACACCATCTTTATACCGCTGAACAATATGGAATAAAACAATTAAAAAAAGGTTTAAAACATGAAACGAACAAGATAGAAAATAAAAACTTGCAATTTTTAAGTGATCGAACAGATAAACGGAAGTCACCAGTTGATCCCCCCACAGATTTTATGACGAAACAGCAAATGACATCTATGTTAGTACAATCACGACAAGAGTTAGAACAAATATTAGCCTCAATTGATTTACAAACGTTAGAAGACAAATCTGTTAACCATCTAGCTTTTGGTCCAATTAGTTTAAAAAATATGGTTGATTTTATTTATTACCACGAACAGCGTCATCTCGAACAAATGAAAGAGCTGATAGCTTTCCTTTAA
- a CDS encoding SDR family NAD(P)-dependent oxidoreductase has product MIKNKVVMITGASRGLGKELAFSFAKKGARLALCARNKERLEKVKKELENNGAEVIAVVADTSNANDVDRFVSLTESSFGKVDVLINNASIFGPGPTLLADYPADDFAEVIQVNVLNPFLMTKRVLSGMLARNAGSIVNVTSEAGHTGFAEWGSYGISKFAVEGLTQTWADELSETKVRINMVDPGEMNTDMHQIAVPDCDYELADPIDVVDVFLYLASEKSAHINGQRFKAQELVRKEANYDDCDTSFSNS; this is encoded by the coding sequence ATGATTAAAAATAAAGTTGTCATGATTACGGGGGCATCAAGAGGACTTGGAAAAGAGCTGGCATTTTCTTTTGCAAAAAAAGGGGCCCGTCTTGCCCTATGTGCAAGAAATAAAGAAAGACTTGAAAAAGTAAAAAAAGAGCTTGAAAATAATGGAGCCGAAGTGATTGCAGTTGTTGCTGATACATCTAATGCAAACGATGTCGATCGATTCGTGTCTCTTACAGAATCATCCTTTGGCAAAGTTGATGTACTCATAAATAATGCGTCTATTTTTGGACCTGGCCCTACTTTACTTGCTGATTATCCTGCGGATGATTTTGCGGAAGTCATACAAGTTAACGTCCTAAATCCTTTTTTAATGACAAAAAGAGTCCTATCTGGAATGCTAGCTAGAAATGCGGGATCTATTGTGAATGTGACGTCTGAAGCCGGTCATACTGGGTTTGCTGAGTGGGGATCTTACGGGATATCGAAATTTGCAGTTGAAGGATTAACACAGACATGGGCTGATGAATTAAGTGAAACGAAGGTACGTATTAATATGGTCGATCCGGGGGAAATGAATACAGATATGCATCAAATCGCTGTTCCAGATTGCGATTATGAGCTTGCAGATCCAATAGATGTTGTAGACGTTTTTTTATATTTAGCTTCGGAAAAGTCTGCTCATATTAATGGTCAGCGTTTTAAAGCACAAGAGTTGGTAAGAAAGGAGGCCAACTATGATGACTGCGATACATCGTTTTCAAATTCCTGA
- a CDS encoding S-adenosylmethionine:tRNA ribosyltransferase-isomerase, producing the protein MTAIHRFQIPDYLNASSPVEYRRGKRENVRLFVLDRKRERTFHSLFTQLVSFLSPGDLLVLNNSRTIPSVLKGRLDGKNIEVRLSRRLSDDEWEVLIIGGKCSIGNVIEFPAGLTARITEMKKNSPLSKLAFSKESLELYHIIYQYGEPIRYEYIDHPWPLDAYQNVYASVPGSVEMPSAGRALSWKMLNMLKRYGIQIAYLQLHAGLSYYGQNRWPVANEHPEHFHIPAVTADLVNKTKKNNNRVIAVGTTVVRALESSVDGCGKVEPQDNITKLNIQKSYSLKVVDGLLTGFHEPEASHLDLLSAFIDENFLIQAYREAIDMGYLWHEFGDMNLIIPILEQC; encoded by the coding sequence ATGACTGCGATACATCGTTTTCAAATTCCTGATTATTTAAATGCATCCTCTCCAGTTGAATATCGTCGTGGAAAACGAGAAAACGTTCGTTTATTCGTTTTAGATCGGAAAAGGGAGAGAACCTTTCATAGCCTTTTCACTCAGCTCGTTTCCTTTCTTTCACCAGGAGATTTGCTCGTTTTAAACAATAGCAGAACGATTCCTAGTGTATTAAAAGGAAGACTGGATGGTAAAAATATCGAGGTTCGTTTATCTCGGCGCTTATCCGACGATGAATGGGAAGTGCTTATAATTGGGGGGAAATGTTCAATTGGAAATGTTATTGAGTTTCCAGCAGGTTTAACAGCTAGAATTACAGAAATGAAAAAAAACTCTCCGTTATCAAAGCTTGCTTTTTCAAAGGAAAGCTTAGAATTATATCATATTATTTATCAATATGGTGAACCAATTCGCTATGAATATATAGATCATCCTTGGCCGCTTGATGCTTACCAAAATGTATACGCATCTGTTCCAGGATCAGTCGAGATGCCATCTGCTGGAAGAGCTTTATCATGGAAAATGCTGAACATGCTTAAACGGTATGGAATCCAGATTGCCTATTTACAACTGCACGCTGGTTTAAGCTATTATGGACAAAATCGCTGGCCGGTTGCAAATGAGCATCCCGAACACTTTCATATTCCAGCCGTGACTGCCGACTTAGTCAATAAAACAAAGAAAAACAATAATCGTGTGATTGCTGTAGGAACAACTGTTGTTAGAGCCCTTGAGTCTTCTGTTGATGGATGTGGTAAAGTAGAACCACAAGATAATATTACAAAGCTCAATATTCAAAAAAGTTATTCCTTGAAGGTTGTAGATGGTTTGCTAACAGGTTTTCACGAACCTGAAGCAAGTCACCTTGATTTATTATCAGCTTTTATCGATGAAAACTTTCTCATACAAGCTTATAGAGAAGCGATTGACATGGGATATTTATGGCATGAGTTTGGGGATATGAACTTGATCATACCCATCTTGGAGCAATGTTAA
- a CDS encoding VOC family protein — translation MNWHHIGIQVRDLNISIKFYEKMFGFVVINCLILHGEKIVFLRNGPVMLELIKANEAHSYANSVHFSWQVKDLNAHIATLNGAGLNPVEGPVEIDYGWTCVFYEGPDKEIIELIEIKSIGTDI, via the coding sequence ATGAATTGGCATCATATTGGTATTCAAGTGCGAGACTTAAACATTTCGATAAAGTTTTATGAAAAAATGTTTGGTTTTGTTGTGATAAATTGTCTCATTCTTCATGGAGAAAAGATTGTGTTTTTACGAAATGGACCAGTTATGCTTGAATTGATTAAAGCAAATGAAGCACATTCCTATGCAAATTCTGTGCACTTTTCGTGGCAGGTGAAAGATCTTAACGCCCACATTGCCACATTAAATGGTGCAGGGCTGAATCCCGTTGAAGGACCGGTTGAAATTGACTATGGCTGGACTTGCGTCTTTTATGAAGGGCCTGATAAAGAAATAATAGAGTTAATCGAGATAAAATCAATAGGGACTGATATTTGA
- a CDS encoding DUF1646 family protein yields the protein MIVGLLIILILVLFLPFSVKIVEHNLEVFLFVMGLLAAIVSGELTKSLFGKALEDPINISLAVLVAGLLFKWLQDPLEKRIIKMSEAIPYRVFLALVVIILGLISSVITAIIAALVLVIIVSVLPLDRKSEVRLVILACFYIGLGASLTPIGEPLSTLAVSKLNEDFFFLLRLIGPEVIPAVIIFGILTMVLVKPQKSTVGLSHNQTKESYKEIIIRALKIYLFVMGLTLLGAGFEPLINRYLLGLSPYILYWINMISAVLDNATLAAAEISPAMDHPTIKSILLGLLISGGMLIPGNIPNIIAAGKLQITSKEWARFGVPIGLITMLLYFLIILLIG from the coding sequence ATGATAGTAGGATTACTTATTATTTTAATTCTCGTTTTATTTTTACCATTCTCCGTTAAAATTGTCGAACATAACTTAGAAGTATTTTTATTTGTAATGGGGCTATTAGCTGCGATAGTAAGTGGAGAGTTAACCAAGTCTTTATTTGGAAAAGCACTTGAAGATCCAATAAATATTTCATTAGCGGTATTAGTTGCCGGTTTATTATTTAAATGGTTACAGGATCCGTTAGAAAAAAGAATAATAAAAATGAGTGAGGCAATCCCTTACAGAGTGTTTTTAGCGCTAGTCGTTATCATTTTAGGCTTAATTTCAAGTGTTATTACTGCTATTATAGCGGCGCTTGTATTAGTCATTATCGTGAGTGTTCTACCTCTTGACCGAAAGTCAGAGGTTCGACTAGTGATCTTAGCTTGCTTTTACATAGGACTGGGTGCTTCTTTAACTCCTATTGGTGAACCATTATCAACACTTGCAGTAAGTAAGCTAAACGAAGATTTTTTCTTTTTATTGCGTCTGATTGGACCTGAAGTAATTCCGGCGGTCATCATTTTCGGAATATTAACGATGGTATTAGTGAAACCTCAAAAAAGTACTGTTGGATTATCACATAATCAAACGAAAGAATCTTATAAGGAAATCATTATACGTGCATTAAAAATCTATCTTTTCGTCATGGGGTTAACATTGTTAGGTGCAGGTTTTGAACCGTTAATCAATCGTTACTTGTTAGGATTAAGTCCATATATCTTATATTGGATTAATATGATTTCTGCAGTACTTGATAACGCTACTCTCGCAGCAGCTGAGATTAGTCCTGCAATGGATCATCCAACAATTAAATCTATTTTATTAGGTCTTCTTATTAGTGGCGGTATGCTTATTCCAGGGAATATTCCTAATATTATCGCCGCAGGAAAACTGCAAATTACAAGTAAAGAATGGGCTCGATTCGGTGTGCCAATCGGCTTAATTACAATGTTGTTATATTTTTTAATTATTCTTCTTATTGGATAA
- a CDS encoding DUF1002 domain-containing protein, with the protein MLKRLSKIALVFILSLCLGMNSVAKAANDDSEEAINEKFGLPIVVYGETLTAEQKEEVKKLLNVKDSSMVEEITVTAKDLVRLIDGDPRSRMFSSAKITRKEKGEGLVITHVTPGNITEVTDEMYANALLTAGIEDANVEVASPVKVTGHSALVGIYKAYEVGGEELDKDRMEVANEELGLATKLAEREGMDDEKVSELLTEIKKAIAEQNPATKEDVEKIVEEQLKTLKIELSPEDRQLLIDLFEKMRSLNIDFDKVKKQLNDITKDIRDKMKEVVGDEGFWQSVGDFFKKIFQAIGDFFKGLFD; encoded by the coding sequence ATGCTAAAAAGATTAAGCAAAATTGCACTTGTTTTTATCCTGAGCTTATGCCTAGGGATGAATAGTGTAGCAAAAGCTGCTAATGATGACTCAGAAGAGGCTATAAATGAGAAATTTGGTCTTCCAATTGTTGTATATGGGGAAACATTAACTGCTGAACAGAAAGAGGAAGTTAAAAAGTTATTAAATGTAAAGGATAGCAGTATGGTAGAAGAAATTACGGTGACTGCTAAGGACCTCGTTCGTCTCATTGATGGAGATCCGCGTTCACGTATGTTTTCTTCTGCAAAAATAACCCGGAAAGAAAAGGGTGAGGGATTAGTCATTACACACGTAACACCTGGGAATATTACAGAGGTTACGGATGAAATGTATGCTAACGCCCTGTTGACTGCCGGAATAGAAGATGCAAATGTAGAAGTGGCTTCACCTGTTAAAGTGACCGGGCATTCAGCTCTTGTTGGAATATATAAAGCCTATGAAGTCGGCGGTGAGGAACTCGATAAGGATCGCATGGAAGTAGCAAATGAAGAGCTGGGCCTTGCGACAAAACTAGCTGAAAGAGAAGGCATGGATGATGAAAAAGTTAGTGAACTTTTGACGGAAATTAAAAAAGCGATTGCCGAACAAAACCCTGCTACAAAAGAAGATGTAGAAAAAATAGTAGAAGAACAATTAAAAACCTTAAAAATTGAATTGAGTCCAGAAGACCGTCAACTACTTATCGACTTATTTGAAAAAATGCGTTCTTTAAATATTGATTTTGACAAAGTAAAAAAGCAGCTTAACGATATTACGAAAGACATTAGGGATAAAATGAAAGAAGTTGTAGGAGACGAAGGTTTTTGGCAAAGTGTCGGTGATTTCTTTAAAAAGATATTCCAGGCAATTGGAGACTTTTTTAAAGGGTTATTTGATTAA
- a CDS encoding monovalent cation:proton antiporter family protein: protein MEQTTSLMSLMIVVGIAFLIPILLHHLKLRALPVVVAEIVAGLIIGKSGFNIVTDDPWLNLLSLLGFIYLMFLSGVEIDFNSFSGKSKQRKGEPNPLIISLIIFVAILLLSFVFFFILVMLGFVSEPYLMTLIIATISLGVVMPVLKEKKLMKTGIGQTILLVTVISDFVTMILLAVYLSALSKDFTKMLLLIVFFVLVFVTYILAKRFSNRGLFALISKGTVQLGTRAVFALILLFVVLSETLGVENILGAFLAGVIVSLLMPDRDFAHQLDTFGYGFLIPIFFVMVGVNLDLWKLFADPKVFLLIPLLLMMIFLSKMVPSLILKKWYPWPNVVGAGLLISATLSLVIAASTIALQMNIINEQMHGALILVAILSCLVFPVLFNKVYPKEEERNTVVSIIGANHVTLPVAHDLLKSGYEIKMFASIKPDDTNRELKRENGKNIPVIDIELTVSSLTDNGAFEADIIVFGSMDDEANIRLAKHAQLIGIQRIITRVETPDHENIHVEQEGMVLFSTLYASRTLLKALIEHPTAVELITQDDDSIHEIRMDNPHYHDRLLRELPLPINILILRIYRGESFIIPHGNTQVQQGDRLLVSGNAEDIHSLKEKFEY from the coding sequence ATGGAACAAACAACTTCTTTAATGTCACTTATGATTGTCGTCGGAATTGCATTTTTGATCCCCATATTGCTTCATCATTTAAAATTACGTGCACTTCCAGTTGTTGTAGCAGAAATTGTTGCTGGGCTTATTATTGGAAAAAGTGGATTTAACATAGTTACAGACGATCCTTGGTTAAATCTGTTATCTTTACTTGGGTTTATTTATTTAATGTTTTTAAGTGGGGTTGAGATTGATTTTAATTCTTTTAGTGGAAAATCAAAACAGCGCAAAGGTGAACCCAATCCTCTTATCATATCGTTAATTATATTTGTAGCAATTTTATTACTATCATTTGTTTTTTTCTTCATTCTTGTGATGTTAGGTTTTGTTTCTGAACCGTATTTAATGACATTAATTATCGCAACGATTTCACTTGGCGTTGTTATGCCGGTTCTTAAAGAAAAAAAGCTAATGAAAACTGGAATTGGTCAAACCATTTTGCTCGTCACAGTTATTTCTGACTTTGTTACAATGATTTTATTAGCTGTTTATTTAAGTGCGCTATCAAAAGACTTTACAAAAATGCTGCTTTTAATCGTTTTCTTTGTTTTAGTTTTCGTAACGTATATATTAGCAAAGCGGTTTTCGAACCGCGGTTTGTTCGCTTTAATTAGTAAAGGAACAGTGCAGTTGGGTACAAGGGCTGTATTTGCCTTGATTTTGCTATTTGTTGTTTTATCAGAAACGCTAGGAGTTGAAAATATTTTAGGAGCATTCCTTGCTGGGGTGATCGTTTCTTTATTAATGCCTGACAGGGACTTTGCACATCAGTTGGATACATTTGGCTATGGATTTTTAATACCGATATTTTTCGTGATGGTCGGTGTTAATCTGGACTTGTGGAAATTATTTGCGGATCCGAAAGTTTTTTTATTAATTCCGTTATTACTCATGATGATCTTTCTTTCAAAAATGGTGCCAAGTTTAATTCTTAAAAAATGGTATCCGTGGCCAAACGTCGTTGGAGCAGGTCTATTAATATCCGCGACCTTGAGTCTTGTCATTGCCGCATCAACCATTGCATTACAAATGAATATTATTAATGAACAAATGCACGGGGCACTTATTTTAGTTGCGATATTATCATGCCTTGTATTTCCAGTTTTATTTAACAAAGTGTATCCTAAAGAAGAGGAACGAAATACGGTTGTATCGATTATAGGGGCTAATCATGTCACGCTCCCAGTTGCACACGACTTATTGAAGTCGGGCTATGAAATCAAGATGTTTGCCTCGATAAAGCCGGACGATACAAATAGGGAACTAAAGCGCGAAAACGGTAAAAATATTCCCGTTATTGATATTGAATTAACTGTTTCATCATTGACCGATAACGGTGCCTTTGAAGCTGATATTATTGTGTTTGGAAGTATGGATGATGAAGCTAATATTCGGCTAGCTAAGCATGCTCAGTTAATTGGGATTCAAAGAATTATTACTAGAGTTGAAACACCAGATCATGAAAATATTCATGTTGAGCAGGAAGGGATGGTGCTATTTTCAACATTGTATGCTTCAAGAACGTTATTAAAGGCGTTAATTGAACATCCAACCGCTGTAGAGTTAATTACACAAGATGACGATTCTATTCATGAAATACGGATGGATAATCCTCATTATCATGATCGCTTATTACGTGAATTACCGCTTCCTATCAATATTCTGATTTTAAGAATTTATCGCGGAGAGTCATTTATTATTCCCCATGGTAACACACAAGTTCAACAAGGAGATCGATTACTTGTTAGTGGTAATGCCGAAGATATTCATTCTTTAAAAGAGAAGTTTGAGTATTAA